In Maribacter algicola, the sequence GGATGTAGCAGGTAAAAACGTAGTTATCGTAGGAGATATTCTGCATTCAAGGGTTGCACTTTCCAATATTTTTGCGTTGAAACTTCAAGGGGCAAACGTGAAAGTTTGCGGTCCAAAAACATTGATTCCCAAGTATGTGGAATCCTTAGGAGTAGGAGTGGAGATGGATTTGAAAAAGGCGTTGGAATGGTGCGATGTAGCCAATATGTTGCGTATACAAAACGAACGTTTAGATATTAGCTATTTCCCAACTACAAGGGAGTACACCCAGCAGTTTGGGGTGAATAAAAGACTCTTGGATAGTTTGGACAAGGAAATCGTTATCATGCATCCCGGTCCCATCAATCGTGGCGTGGAAATAACAAGTGATGTGGCAGATTCCAAACAGTCCATTATACTCAATCAGGTAGAAAATGGTGTTGCCGTTCGTATGGCGGTAATTTATTTGTTAGCTTCAAAAATTAAACAATAGCACTTATGATTTTTGATAAGGACGGAACTACGACCATAATAGACCAGGAAAAAAAATCACTTTCCATCTTCTTAAAAAATTTGGAAGAGAAGTACACGGAAGTCAAGAATGACAACTTAATAATCAACCTGTTCACTTTTGATAAATTGACATCGGGGGATGTATTGGAGTTTTTGGAAATGTCCAATAAGCACCGAAAATCAGGAAAATCCTTCGTAATCGTTACGGATAAGGTTTCTTATGATGAGGTCCCCGATGAAATAATTGTCGCCCCTACCTTGCAAGAGGCGAAGGATATTATTGAAATGGAGGAAATTGAAAGGGA encodes:
- a CDS encoding aspartate carbamoyltransferase catalytic subunit; its protein translation is MSELSVNHLLGIKYLKESDIQLIFETADHFKEVINRSIKKVPSLRDITIANIFFENSTRTKLSFELAEKRLSADVLNFSASQSSVKKGETLIDTVNNILSMKVDMVVMRHPNPGAGIFLAKHVKASIINAGDGAHEHPTQALLDSFSIREKLGDVAGKNVVIVGDILHSRVALSNIFALKLQGANVKVCGPKTLIPKYVESLGVGVEMDLKKALEWCDVANMLRIQNERLDISYFPTTREYTQQFGVNKRLLDSLDKEIVIMHPGPINRGVEITSDVADSKQSIILNQVENGVAVRMAVIYLLASKIKQ
- a CDS encoding ribonuclease Z — encoded protein: MIFDKDGTTTIIDQEKKSLSIFLKNLEEKYTEVKNDNLIINLFTFDKLTSGDVLEFLEMSNKHRKSGKSFVIVTDKVSYDEVPDEIIVAPTLQEAKDIIEMEEIERDLEL